The genomic stretch CCTGATTGTAGTATCTGGTTGGCCCCTCTATCTGCCGCCTTGGAATGGATGGGTCATGTGTTTTAGAAGCTATGGTAAAGCTCCAGTAGCCTGTTGGATAGGTTGGCACAGGTGCAAGATAGACTTTGACAGTCGGGAAGATTTCAGAAAGAGTCCTGTTGACCCTTACAATCAAATCAGTGTGGAGAAAAGGGGATTCTGTCTGGGCAACCAAAAAACCCTCGGGATTAAGTGCCTTATTAACAGAGGAGTAAAATTCATGTTCAAAAAGGCCTACAGCAGGGCCTACAGGGTCTGTGGAGTCTATTAAAATCACGTCGAAGCCTTCAGTTGTCTTTTTGAGATATTTAATCCCATCTGTAACGAGCACTTTAACCTTCGGGTCATCAAGGCAGGAGCTTATCAAAGGCAGATACCTTTTTGATGCCTCTATTACCTTTCCGTCTATTTCTACTAATACTACCTGCTCAACTGAGGAATGTTTTAAGGCTTCCCTGACAGCACCTCCATCGCCACCTCCTATGATGAGGACTTTCCTTGGCTCTGGATGTGCAGAGAGCCCTACATGAGTGAGCATCTCGTGATAAAAAAATTCGTCTTTTTCTGTTGTCTGAAATGTGCCGTCGAGGAGGAGGGTTCTTCCAAACTGAAGGCTTTCAACTATCAGGATGTCCTGATACTCTGAGCGCTCTCTGTAAATGGTCTCTTTTACTTTTATGGATAAGCCAAGGTTTTCTGTCTGCTTTTCGGTAAACCAGAGTTCCACTTTTTAATACCACAGTGGAACAGCCGCAAATACGCAGCCTATCTTTTCGACCCGGTGCTCGACACCTTTTACCATCAGATTTCTTAAAGGCAACTCTCTGACTTCAAATGCCTCTCTAACCATGTCCGAAACCCTCTCCAGGGCTTCATCTTTTGAGCAGGAGCCGGAGAACTCCATTATCACTCCGTAGCTTTCTTCTGAAGAGATTCCTATACCGACTGATGCTGCAATCAGCTCGCCTGGATTGGAGCTTGTCATGGAACCATAAGCTATTGGCAGGAGTGAGCCTGGCCTTATGTCGAGGGATTCGCTGAACCGTGCATTTGGCGGCAGGATGCTGCTGACTTTTAGAAGATTTACATTTCCAACACCTGCCTTGAGCAATGCCCTGTCAAATGCTGTAAGTTCAGTCCTGCCTTCAGAGCAAGCTGCTACAAGGGAAAACTTCCTCGGCATTGGTAAGGCTTGCTGAAGTTTTGGCATCCCGATTCCCGAGGGTTCCGGCTTCCGACTTCTTCGGGGTTTTTCATAAATCAACTCCTCATCAGTTATTGTCGAGAATAGTGTCTTCAATATTTTCTCCTTTCGTATCCTGTTAGAAATAGAATTTCTAACAGGACCTATCTTTTTAAGAATACATTTAAAACATATTTATAAAAAATTTTCAATTATTTTTTTAACCCCGATTGAAAAAAACCTTTCAACCTGTCTTTAAAGTTAGTTTTCTTATCTTCGAGTTCATATAGCCATGAAAGGGCTCTCTGGTTTTCAGGGTCCCACTTGAGGGCTTCTTTGAGGTATCTGACAGCCATGGATTTTATCCCTGCTTCTCTGTAAATAAGGGCTAAATTTACATAATAGTCGGAATTATGAGGTGAGAGCTTTATTGCCTTTTCACACCATTTTTTGGCTTCGGATAATTTATCTGGCATGTTTGATAGTGCAAGTCCGAGCCACGAATAGTAAAGAGGACTTTGCGAGTCCAGGTTTATTGCCGTCTGGAATAAGTTTATAGCTTTATTAAAATTGCCGGCCTTATAAGCCTTTCTACCATGGTAGAAGTAATTCCTTGCCCTGTCTTTTATGCTTTCTCCGGAAACTGTCTTCCCTGCAGCTTTTAGGGCAATAGATTCATCGTAAACCTTACGCCGGCTTTCATCTATCAGTGTTTCATATGCCTCATTTATCAGGAGGAATTTCTCCTCAGCATTTACCAGGTCTTTTGAAGAAGGGTTATCGGGATGGTACTGTTTGACGAGATTCCTGTAGGCGCTCTTTATCTCTGATTGACTCGCATTCTGGCTTATGCCTAATGCCTCATAATAATCCTTCAAATTTTATTTTGGCCTCCTCGCCTCTACTAACTTTTTTGCTGCTGCCCTTACAACATCTGCGACATTTTTATTGTTCTCAATCATCGCTAAGTCTTTAATCCGCAAGGTGCTTATGTGGTTTAAGGCAATACCTGCCGGGGTCTTGGGATTTGTCACGAGGGCCAGTATGATGTAGTAACTTTTAAGCCACTCCCTTTTTTTTGCAATTGTCCGCAGGACTTCCTCAGAGGAGTTCCGCGACTTTGCAATCAATTCAATTTCGCCTTCTGTTATCTTTGGGTTTTCAAGGACCGTCAACATTACCTCTTTATTGGGATCCCTTATCAGGATTGACCTGATATCTCTACCACCCTTCAGTGCAAGCTGAATCCTTTCGCCTACCCTCATCCTCTGAACCCTCAGCAGGAGTGTTTGTGCCTTTTGTTCTTCTGTCAGCTCTTCCTCTATGACCTGGACAGCCGGAACCTGAAGTGTCTGGGCCACAAATTCTCTTGTTGGGTCGGGTGTTCTTGGGTGTCTGAGGAGGTATTGCAATATCTCTGGCCTGTGGGTGTTGGCTCTTGCTACCTCATCAAAGAAGGACGGCTCAACAGTGCGGTCTGTGAGGAGTATTTGAATCACATCTTCTGAGAGGGCTGAAAGGTCAAGGGCTATTAACTTCAGGTCTTCCACAATTTTTATGATACATAACAAAAAGCCGTGGGTCAATTTAAAAAATAGTGCTCGGGAGGGGTTAGCCGTTTTTCTTCAGGTATATAAAATACTCAATATTCCCTTTAGGTCCAGGCAGTGGAGATTGAACTACGCCTATGACTTTAAGGCCCATTTCCTGAGCCTTTATTTTTATTTTCTCAACAACCTCAAGTCTTTTTGCTTCATCCCTTACTACTCCTCCTTTACCGACGCTCTCCCTTCCTGCCTCGAACTGTGGCTTTATGAGGGCAATGATCTCTCCGTAAGGTGTCAGAAACTCTAAGACTTTTGGGATGACTTTTAAGATTGAGATAAATGATACATCAATAGTAGCTATATCAATTACATCTTTTATAAGCTCTTTTTTGAGATACCTGATATTTGTTTTCTCCAGAAGAACTACTTTCGGGTTATGCCTCAGACTCCACGCAAACTGTCCGTACCCAACATCAATTGCATAAACCTTTCTGGCTCCGTGCTGTAAAAGGCAGTCAGTAAATCCTCCTGTAGAGGCGCCGACATCCATAGCTGTCCTGCCTTCAATATTTATTTTGAAGTTTCTGATAGCCTCCTCGA from Nitrospirota bacterium encodes the following:
- a CDS encoding arginine decarboxylase, pyruvoyl-dependent — translated: MPKLQQALPMPRKFSLVAACSEGRTELTAFDRALLKAGVGNVNLLKVSSILPPNARFSESLDIRPGSLLPIAYGSMTSSNPGELIAASVGIGISSEESYGVIMEFSGSCSKDEALERVSDMVREAFEVRELPLRNLMVKGVEHRVEKIGCVFAAVPLWY
- a CDS encoding TlyA family RNA methyltransferase gives rise to the protein MIRQVKKIRLDRLLVERGLIESREKARALILEGNVLVNGMRVDKAGAMVMADAPLEILQKMPYVSRGGIKIEEAIRNFKINIEGRTAMDVGASTGGFTDCLLQHGARKVYAIDVGYGQFAWSLRHNPKVVLLEKTNIRYLKKELIKDVIDIATIDVSFISILKVIPKVLEFLTPYGEIIALIKPQFEAGRESVGKGGVVRDEAKRLEVVEKIKIKAQEMGLKVIGVVQSPLPGPKGNIEYFIYLKKNG
- the speE gene encoding polyamine aminopropyltransferase, which encodes MELWFTEKQTENLGLSIKVKETIYRERSEYQDILIVESLQFGRTLLLDGTFQTTEKDEFFYHEMLTHVGLSAHPEPRKVLIIGGGDGGAVREALKHSSVEQVVLVEIDGKVIEASKRYLPLISSCLDDPKVKVLVTDGIKYLKKTTEGFDVILIDSTDPVGPAVGLFEHEFYSSVNKALNPEGFLVAQTESPFLHTDLIVRVNRTLSEIFPTVKVYLAPVPTYPTGYWSFTIASKTHDPSIPRRQIEGPTRYYNQDIHRASFSLPSFLKDALE
- a CDS encoding DnaJ domain-containing protein, coding for MKDYYEALGISQNASQSEIKSAYRNLVKQYHPDNPSSKDLVNAEEKFLLINEAYETLIDESRRKVYDESIALKAAGKTVSGESIKDRARNYFYHGRKAYKAGNFNKAINLFQTAINLDSQSPLYYSWLGLALSNMPDKLSEAKKWCEKAIKLSPHNSDYYVNLALIYREAGIKSMAVRYLKEALKWDPENQRALSWLYELEDKKTNFKDRLKGFFQSGLKK